The DNA region gagGGAACCGtctccccgcgccggcccccctcccctcccgccccctcGAGCGCCGCGGTGCCTCTGCCCCGGGGCTctccgcgcagcccccggccggggacgcgctcgccccgccgccgccctgtACCTGGTGGTGGTTGTAGGAGTTTCTCTGCTGCAGgaaggcggccgccgccgccgccgcctggtgTTGGTGCTGGAGCTGGGGGCTCACAGGGGATCTCcggttctgctgctgctgctgctgctgctgctgctgaggtaAATTCatctgcggcggcggcgggggcgcggcggccgAGAAGGGGCTGCTGAAGGGCCCGGCGCAGGGGTTGTGAGGAGACACCGGCGAGAAGCTCTGGAAGAAAGCGGGGTTGATCGATGACGGGATCCCCGGGTAGAAGCTGGTCTCGGACTCCGGGCTGGGGGGCGGCATCGCGCTGATCTGCCCGCCGCCGCTGGAGACCGGAGGTTGCTGCGTCTGCTGCGGAGGCGGCGACGAGGTCTGCACCGACCAGGGGGTGCCGAAGCCGGGCagcggcggaggaggaggggaagccgCCGAGGAGGAGCCGCCCCCGCTCTGGTGATGGGGGCTGGGGATCTCCGGGCTCTGCAGGCTGCTGAAGCCAGAGCCGAGCCCGCCGGGCAGGAGGGTCCCGGGGCTGCCCAGCAAGTGGCTGTTCGAGGGGGACTCCATGGGGGGCAGCGTGCCTTTCGCCTGCAGATGAGGAGGAGACGGAGGCGGATTcacgcaggcggcggcggccaccCCCACATTGGGGTCCGGGGACGCCGCTACCCCCGGGCAGGAAGGGGCGAGCCGCTCCgatccgccccgctccgcggcgcccggctgctcggcggggctgcggggctggtGGTGCGGGTAGTCCCCTGTCGGCGACGGCTCCGGGGGGTGACcgccgaggagctggagctgctgctgttgcctgtgctcctgctgctggtaCTTGTCAGTGGGGTGgctgaactgctgctgctgctgctgcggggggtGGTGATGATAGTCTGGGGGGTGGTGGTTATTCAGGGGGTGGCTGCTGccgagctgggctgggctgctgagctgctgctgcttaaaCTCTTTCCTCTTCTGGCTCAGCTGAGGAGGCGgcggctgttgctgctgctgctgtggttgCTGCTTGTTTAAATCCTGGTGGGGGCTGAGACTGGGTTTAAAGTCAGAGGAGGGGTGGCCGAGAGGGGGGTGTCCTGATGCGGGGCTGCTGCCCAGCCTCTcgctgcctggctgctgctgtgtCACCCccaggagcagctcatcctgcatgTTTTGATGATGCGCAGCAGCGGCCGCCGACAGGAACAGGGAGGGCGGCGGCGACGCACCGGACACGCCGCCGCTGCCGGAGGAACCGGTTACAGTGGGCGagaaggggcaggaggaggaatgAGAGGCGGCGGCCGCTGCCAGGCAGGGGAAGGACCAGGCGTAGCCAGCGCCTCCTGCCCCCAACGGCGGGTcggggctgcggccggcggcCGCTGTCTCTGGGAGCTCGCGTCTGTAATCCCCCATTAAATAGAGGGGGGCTCCCCTGACACTGACAGTGCCTCGGCCGAGGGGCCAGTTCCCCACCCTCCTGCGCTGAGGAGACAAAGATAATTAGCCTGCCGTGGGGGGTTAGACACCCGCCTATCGTAAACCACTCTACAAGCCGGAAAAAAAGCCGCCTTCTAGAATAAAGCCCTCTTCCTTGCCATCATCTCCGCTACACTGGTTAAAAAATCGAAGCCTTTTGGTAATAAATAATCCTCTTGtcatcagtttgttttttttctaatcgTTATTTAACAACCTCACCCGGTAGGGCAGGCCTTCCTATCTAGCAGTCGCACCTACAGTAATCCGCTATATCATCATAAATATCCTCGCATAGGTCATGTCTCCCCTTGGCAGCTCCCCCGTGTTAACGCCTGCGCCCGATCCCCCCCCGCTCGCTACACAACAACGTGAGGGGAAGGCAGGGCGTTTCCAGGCTGGGCACcgagcggggaggcaggcaggctgtCAGCGCCCCATGCTAccggcgccccgctccccgccgccagcCTCCACGCTCCCCTCACCCTCGGCCGCCTCCCCACCCCCAATACCGGCTCGGCGCCGGCTGCAACCCCCTTTAAGAACGCCGGAATGTTCGTCACGGCTACATCACAATccccgccccctgcccggccAGCCGACCTTGGTAATaagccgccgggcccggccccctcATGAATAATGCGTGTCCCCGAGCCCCGCCCCTTCGTCCCTCCGCGCCGCTCCTATGCCTGGTCAGCGCTCGCGCTGCCCAACGGCCGCGCGCACATCGCTAACGAGCGGGGCGAGCGCTACCACTCGCTACAGGGGGGGAGCTGGCAGCCTTTAAGTGACGCCCTGACGATCTGCCTGCTTTTTCTGTGAGGAAGACACTAACTGGCGTTCGATGACGTTGTCTGTTCTGAGGCGGAAATGGcgtaaataaaatgatttttgcgGCAGCCGGCGCGACGTGCTTCCTTCTTCAAGGGACGGGGAGCGGGGTCGGCTTGGGCAGTGGTTTCTCCCACTGCCTCGGATCCCGCGAGGACGTCCCTCGGCCGCGGCCTGAGGGGGGGAGGagcgcccgcgcgccccgcccgcgcgccccgcccggCTGCCCCTGCGCCGCTCATTTGCATTGACGCAGCCGCGCGCTGCTGGGGGCGGGGCGGTGCGGGGCTTCGCGCCGCTGCGCGCTGCCTCCCGCGGCGTGCGCTGCCTCCCCGCCGTGCCCCGGGGCGGGCTCGCCGCGGGGATGTGGGGGCGCTCGTTGTCTCCGGGCGGGAGGGGCAGGCCCGCGGGGGCGCAGCGTGGCTGTGGCGGCGGCCCTCGCGGGGGGGGCGTTGGAGAGGGGCCCTGTCAGCCCGACCCGGGCGCTCGTAGCCCCCTGCGCAGTGGAGCGGGCCTGGGCAAGTTGGGTCGGACAGCCTTGGCTCTTCACCCGCGCCCCTGCCTGCAAACCACGCAGCCAGTTCGGGCTGGCCTCCTAAGGGGCCCCTGGAAGAGCTCAGCCTAAGCCAGTACCGAGGTGGCTTATCTGCCGGGGAATGTGTGTGTTGCCTTTTGAGATAGTTCCTGGACAGACAGAACATTAAACTTGGGATTTTCCCTTTCTATTCCTGCTGAAGCACAGCTCTTGGCAACAGGGTTTAATGCACACAAATAAATAGTTTGGCAACTGTAGATGTAATGCTCTTATGGATGTAGATATTCTTTAAGAGACTGAAATAACAGCTCCCTTTTGTCTGGGAAAGCTGCAGTTCTGTGGGAGAATTAATACACATCTATTGAATGCGAGAGTACATTGGGGAGGTGTCATATGCATGACCTATCGTACTTCTCTCTAGACATCCATTAGTGGCCACAGTCAAAGAGTGGATGGCTGCTTTCCATTTGGCTGGTGGACCTTTGGACTGGCCCAGTGTAGCAGTTCTTTTCTGTTAAATCTGTATCTGCTTGTTATATGCTTATAAAATgtacaaaaaatgtttgattcaGTGCCTGCAGTTATCTCTGATGTGATCATGATTTTGTATTTAGGAGTAAACCTGTGGgggtgtgtgtatttgtgtaccCTTGTGACTCTTTAGGGTTAACACAATATGTTTGCAGCATAGAAGGATAGTTTCTGTATTTATCTTTGCTGTGTTATGGCATAATAGTTGAGAATAATTCATTATATTGGAGACCATTCTGTTTTAAGAAATTTGTAGCTATCTTTCTTGAAAGTGCTAAAAAATAGAGTGCAGACCAAGGGCCTACTGATGAT from Apteryx mantelli isolate bAptMan1 chromosome 5, bAptMan1.hap1, whole genome shotgun sequence includes:
- the CPEB2 gene encoding cytoplasmic polyadenylation element-binding protein 2 isoform X3, with amino-acid sequence MGDYRRELPETAAAGRSPDPPLGAGGAGYAWSFPCLAAAAASHSSSCPFSPTVTGSSGSGGVSGASPPPSLFLSAAAAAHHQNMQDELLLGVTQQQPGSERLGSSPASGHPPLGHPSSDFKPSLSPHQDLNKQQPQQQQQQPPPPQLSQKRKEFKQQQLSSPAQLGSSHPLNNHHPPDYHHHPPQQQQQQFSHPTDKYQQQEHRQQQQLQLLGGHPPEPSPTGDYPHHQPRSPAEQPGAAERGGSERLAPSCPGVAASPDPNVGVAAAACVNPPPSPPHLQAKGTLPPMESPSNSHLLGSPGTLLPGGLGSGFSSLQSPEIPSPHHQSGGGSSSAASPPPPPLPGFGTPWSVQTSSPPPQQTQQPPVSSGGGQISAMPPPSPESETSFYPGIPSSINPAFFQSFSPVSPHNPCAGPFSSPFSAAAPPPPPQMNLPQQQQQQQQQQNRRSPVSPQLQHQHQAAAAAAAFLQQRNSYNHHQPLLKQSPWSNQSSGWSTGNISWGGMHGRDHRRTGNMGIPGTMNQISPLKKPFSGNVIAPPKFTRSTPSLTPKSWIEDNVFRTDNNSNTLLPLQDRNRMYDSLNMHSLENSLIDIMRAEHDPLKGRLSYPHPGTDNLLMLNARSYGRRRDDGLLDDGHSDQVGVLNSPTCYSAHQNGERIERFSRKVFVGGLPPDIDEDEITASFRRFGPLVVDWPHKAESKSYFPPKGYAFLLFQEESSVQALIDACIEEDGKLYLCVSSPTIKDKPVQIRPWNLSDSDFVMDGSQPLDPRKTIFVGGVPRPLRAVELAMIMDRLYGGVCYAGIDTDPELKYPKGAGRVAFSNQQSYIAAISARFVQLQHGDIDKRVEVKPYVLDDQMCDECQGARCGGKFAPFFCANVTCLQYYCEFCWANIHSRAGREFHKPLVKEGADRPRQIHFRWN
- the CPEB2 gene encoding cytoplasmic polyadenylation element-binding protein 2 isoform X2 codes for the protein MGDYRRELPETAAAGRSPDPPLGAGGAGYAWSFPCLAAAAASHSSSCPFSPTVTGSSGSGGVSGASPPPSLFLSAAAAAHHQNMQDELLLGVTQQQPGSERLGSSPASGHPPLGHPSSDFKPSLSPHQDLNKQQPQQQQQQPPPPQLSQKRKEFKQQQLSSPAQLGSSHPLNNHHPPDYHHHPPQQQQQQFSHPTDKYQQQEHRQQQQLQLLGGHPPEPSPTGDYPHHQPRSPAEQPGAAERGGSERLAPSCPGVAASPDPNVGVAAAACVNPPPSPPHLQAKGTLPPMESPSNSHLLGSPGTLLPGGLGSGFSSLQSPEIPSPHHQSGGGSSSAASPPPPPLPGFGTPWSVQTSSPPPQQTQQPPVSSGGGQISAMPPPSPESETSFYPGIPSSINPAFFQSFSPVSPHNPCAGPFSSPFSAAAPPPPPQMNLPQQQQQQQQQQNRRSPVSPQLQHQHQAAAAAAAFLQQRNSYNHHQPLLKQSPWSNQSSGWSTGNISWGGMHGRDHRRTGNMGIPGTMNQISPLKKPFSGNVIAPPKFTRSTPSLTPKSWIEDNVFRTDNNSNTLLPLQDRNRMYDSLNMHSLENSLIDIMRAEHDPLKGRLSYPHPGTDNLLMLNGRSSLFPIDDGLLDDGHSDQVGVLNSPTCYSAHQNGERIERFSRKVFVGGLPPDIDEDEITASFRRFGPLVVDWPHKAESKSYFPPKGYAFLLFQEESSVQALIDACIEEDGKLYLCVSSPTIKDKPVQIRPWNLSDSDFVMDGSQPLDPRKTIFVGGVPRPLRAVELAMIMDRLYGGVCYAGIDTDPELKYPKGAGRVAFSNQQSYIAAISARFVQLQHGDIDKRVEVKPYVLDDQMCDECQGARCGGKFAPFFCANVTCLQYYCEFCWANIHSRAGREFHKPLVKEGADRPRQIHFRWN
- the CPEB2 gene encoding cytoplasmic polyadenylation element-binding protein 2 isoform X1, which translates into the protein MGDYRRELPETAAAGRSPDPPLGAGGAGYAWSFPCLAAAAASHSSSCPFSPTVTGSSGSGGVSGASPPPSLFLSAAAAAHHQNMQDELLLGVTQQQPGSERLGSSPASGHPPLGHPSSDFKPSLSPHQDLNKQQPQQQQQQPPPPQLSQKRKEFKQQQLSSPAQLGSSHPLNNHHPPDYHHHPPQQQQQQFSHPTDKYQQQEHRQQQQLQLLGGHPPEPSPTGDYPHHQPRSPAEQPGAAERGGSERLAPSCPGVAASPDPNVGVAAAACVNPPPSPPHLQAKGTLPPMESPSNSHLLGSPGTLLPGGLGSGFSSLQSPEIPSPHHQSGGGSSSAASPPPPPLPGFGTPWSVQTSSPPPQQTQQPPVSSGGGQISAMPPPSPESETSFYPGIPSSINPAFFQSFSPVSPHNPCAGPFSSPFSAAAPPPPPQMNLPQQQQQQQQQQNRRSPVSPQLQHQHQAAAAAAAFLQQRNSYNHHQPLLKQSPWSNQSSGWSTGNISWGGMHGRDHRRTGNMGIPGTMNQISPLKKPFSGNVIAPPKFTRSTPSLTPKSWIEDNVFRTDNNSNTLLPLQDRNRMYDSLNMHSLENSLIDIMRAEHDPLKGRLSYPHPGTDNLLMLNARSYGRRRGRSSLFPIDDGLLDDGHSDQVGVLNSPTCYSAHQNGERIERFSRKVFVGGLPPDIDEDEITASFRRFGPLVVDWPHKAESKSYFPPKGYAFLLFQEESSVQALIDACIEEDGKLYLCVSSPTIKDKPVQIRPWNLSDSDFVMDGSQPLDPRKTIFVGGVPRPLRAVELAMIMDRLYGGVCYAGIDTDPELKYPKGAGRVAFSNQQSYIAAISARFVQLQHGDIDKRVEVKPYVLDDQMCDECQGARCGGKFAPFFCANVTCLQYYCEFCWANIHSRAGREFHKPLVKEGADRPRQIHFRWN
- the CPEB2 gene encoding cytoplasmic polyadenylation element-binding protein 2 isoform X4, producing MGDYRRELPETAAAGRSPDPPLGAGGAGYAWSFPCLAAAAASHSSSCPFSPTVTGSSGSGGVSGASPPPSLFLSAAAAAHHQNMQDELLLGVTQQQPGSERLGSSPASGHPPLGHPSSDFKPSLSPHQDLNKQQPQQQQQQPPPPQLSQKRKEFKQQQLSSPAQLGSSHPLNNHHPPDYHHHPPQQQQQQFSHPTDKYQQQEHRQQQQLQLLGGHPPEPSPTGDYPHHQPRSPAEQPGAAERGGSERLAPSCPGVAASPDPNVGVAAAACVNPPPSPPHLQAKGTLPPMESPSNSHLLGSPGTLLPGGLGSGFSSLQSPEIPSPHHQSGGGSSSAASPPPPPLPGFGTPWSVQTSSPPPQQTQQPPVSSGGGQISAMPPPSPESETSFYPGIPSSINPAFFQSFSPVSPHNPCAGPFSSPFSAAAPPPPPQMNLPQQQQQQQQQQNRRSPVSPQLQHQHQAAAAAAAFLQQRNSYNHHQPLLKQSPWSNQSSGWSTGNISWGGMHGRDHRRTGNMGIPGTMNQISPLKKPFSGNVIAPPKFTRSTPSLTPKSWIEDNVFRTDNNSNTLLPLQDRNRMYDSLNMHSLENSLIDIMRAEHDPLKGRLSYPHPGTDNLLMLNARSYGRRRGRSSLFPIDDGLLDDGHSDQVGVLNSPTCYSAHQNGERIERFSRKVFVGGLPPDIDEDEITASFRRFGPLVVDWPHKAESKSYFPPKGYAFLLFQEESSVQALIDACIEEDGKLYLCVSSPTIKDKPVQIRPWNLSDSDFVMDGSQPLDPRKTIFVGGVPRPLRAVELAMIMDRLYGGVCYAGIDTDPELKYPKGAGRVAFSNQQSYIAAISARFVQLQHGDIDKRCFWMLRLRKFNSKLA
- the CPEB2 gene encoding cytoplasmic polyadenylation element-binding protein 2 isoform X5; translated protein: MGDYRRELPETAAAGRSPDPPLGAGGAGYAWSFPCLAAAAASHSSSCPFSPTVTGSSGSGGVSGASPPPSLFLSAAAAAHHQNMQDELLLGVTQQQPGSERLGSSPASGHPPLGHPSSDFKPSLSPHQDLNKQQPQQQQQQPPPPQLSQKRKEFKQQQLSSPAQLGSSHPLNNHHPPDYHHHPPQQQQQQFSHPTDKYQQQEHRQQQQLQLLGGHPPEPSPTGDYPHHQPRSPAEQPGAAERGGSERLAPSCPGVAASPDPNVGVAAAACVNPPPSPPHLQAKGTLPPMESPSNSHLLGSPGTLLPGGLGSGFSSLQSPEIPSPHHQSGGGSSSAASPPPPPLPGFGTPWSVQTSSPPPQQTQQPPVSSGGGQISAMPPPSPESETSFYPGIPSSINPAFFQSFSPVSPHNPCAGPFSSPFSAAAPPPPPQMNLPQQQQQQQQQQNRRSPVSPQLQHQHQAAAAAAAFLQQRNSYNHHQPLLKQSPWSNQSSGWSTGNISWGGMHGRDHRRTGNMGIPGTMNQISPLKKPFSGNVIAPPKFTRSTPSLTPKSWIEDNVFRTDNNSNTLLPLQDRNRMYDSLNMHSLENSLIDIMRAEHDPLKGRLSYPHPGTDNLLMLNARSYGRRRGRSSLFPIDDGLLDDGHSDQVGVLNSPTCYSAHQNGERIERFSRKVFVGGLPPDIDEDEITASFRRFGPLVVDWPHKAESKSYFPPKGYAFLLFQEESSVQALIDACIEEDGKLYLCVSSPTIKDKPVQIRPWNLSDSDFVMDGSQPLDPRKTIFVGGVPRPLRAVGHRAFGQPDNMHRGICGMWIYITQLTFHACPKKSSAVIA